The following nucleotide sequence is from Halobacillus mangrovi.
ATGGAGGAAGCTTTATTTCAGAAGATGGATCAACCGTTAAAGGGCATGTAAATGGACCGAAGACGGTTGAGGCACTGGAGTACTTGAAGAAGTTCACAGATGAAGAACTGGTTAATTTACAGCCGACACCTACAGAGTTTGAAGATGGTAAAGCAGCGATGATGTTGATGGGTTCATGGGAGTGGTCGAAGCTTCAAGACTATCCAGAAACGGAGTGGGGCATTACCTACTATCCTAAGAGTCCAAATGGAGAACAAGTTTCACCTTCTGGGGATTGGAACTGGGGGATCTCTACAAGTACTCAGCATAAAGAAGAAGCTGCAACATTACTAAACTACATGATGAACAAAGAAAATGTCGTGAAAATTTCTGAAGTCGAGAATAAACCAGCCGCACGTATTTCATCCTTTGAATTGATGGAGGAGTGGAACGAGGAACCTCTAAATGTGTTGAAAGATCAAGTATTAAACACAGCTCATCCTCGTCCGACAACACCATCTTATCCGGTGTTGACTACGAAGTATGGTCAAGCCGTTCAAAATATTTTCCTTGGGGGAGATGTTCAGAAAGAACTTGATAAAGTGGCCGAGGAAGTCGAAAAGGATATTGAACGAAAAGGAAATTAATGATTGTGGATCAATTAGGAGCCTGGCGTTGGTTCACGCCGGGTCCTGAATGGTCTGCTAATCAACTCTAATACTTAGGTGGTGACTCAAATGGAATGGTTGTTAAATAAAATTCAAGGAGAAAAAACCTTTCGCCTCTCGTTTACGTATCAACAGCAAAAGAAATGGTTAGGACTTTTTTTTTCATTACCAGCTTTGGTTCTCCTTTTTACTTTCTTAATTTTGCCTGTTGGATTAGCGTTCGTCTATAGTTTCATGGAATACAATATGTTAAATCCTGCTGGAAAAACATTCACAGGTCTAAGTAACTACGCTCGTTTGTTTCAGGATGCTATATTCTTTACAGCATTAAAGAATACGCTATATTTCTCAGTACTGGTTGTTCCGTTGCAATGTGCCGTTGCACTTGGTTTAGCGATTCTAGTAAACAAAAAAGTAAAAACGGCAGTCATTGGCAGAGTCTTCTTTTTCAGTCCAGTGGTCACATCTATGGTTGTAGTAGCCATATTATGGACGTTTCTTTATAACGTGGATAGCGGATTGATTAATAGCGGACTTAACTTTTTTGGTATTCCGGATCAGCCTTTCTTGTTAAGTGAAGGTCAAGCGATGAATTCAATAATATTCATGTCTGTATGGCAGGGGGCTGGCTTTCAGATGATGATCTTTCTAGCAGGGCTGAAGGATGTTCCAGAGACGTTATATGAAGCGGCTGATATTGATGGGGCCAACGCCTGGCAAAAATTTATGAACGTAACTCTGCCTTCTCTTAAGAATGTGACTGGGTTTGTTTTAATGATCACAACAATTCAAGCCTTCCGCTTGTTTATCCAGCCTTACGTTATGACAAACGGAGGACCTAGTGATTCTACTAAAACTCTAGTCTTCATGCTTTATGAAAATGGCTTCCAATTCCGGGATGTCGGATACTCCTCTGCCATTGCCGTTGTTTTCTTTCTTGTCGTGCTGACCGTATCTTTAATCTTAAAGAAAGTATTGAACCAATAGGAGGGAAGAATTATGAGTCGAACATGGAAAAAGAGGTTTTACAAAATTGGATTATCCCTAAGTATCTTATTACTTGGACTTTTATTCATATCCCCTCTGTTATGGATGATTATTGCTTCAGTTAAACCAGAGACACTCATTTTTAAAGACATGGGCATTCAGTCTTTCTTGCCGAAACAAGCGACCTTTGATAACTATTTAGCTATCCTATTTACCGACAGTGTGAACTTTTTAAAGTATATGTGGAACAGCCTTTTCTCGGTCGGGATGATCGTTCTGCTTGGAACCGTCGTCAATTCATTATGTGCGTACGCCTTAGTGAAACTAAAGTTTCCAGGCAGTGGCTTCATTCTAGTGGTCATTATTGCTCTCTATGTCGTTCCATTTGAGAGCGTGCTGATTCCTCTTTATGTCGTGGTAAACAGCTTTGGGTGGATCAACGAATTTCCTTCCTTAATCGTGCCTTTTATTGCAGAAGCATTTAGTATCTTCTTGTTTATTCAATTCTTTAAAGGAATTCCGAACGAATTGGAGGAAGCGGCGCAAATTGACGGAGCCAATCCTCTTCAAGTCTTCTGGAAGATTGTCGTCCCTAACTCGAAGCCAGTGTTTGCAACGGCTGCTATTCTTTCCTTTGTGACTCATTGGAGTGACTTTATGTGGCCTTTAATCGTTGCAACAGATGATTCTATTCGTACTGTACAAGTAGGAATCCAATATTTGTTTACGGATAATAACATTGAATATGGCCAAATCATGGCCGCTTTAACTCTGACCACCATTCCTGTCGTATTGATTTTTATCTTCTTTCAGCGCTATTACGTACAGGGGATTACTTCAAGTGGTGTAAAAGGTTAAAGATAAGGAGGAAAAGCAGAGATGAGTCATGAGAAATTTCGACCACAGTATCATTTTAGCCCGAGAAAAAACTGGATCAATGACCCGAACGGACTTTGTTACTTTAACGGAGAATATCACTTATTTTACCAATACCATCCTCATAGCAAAGTCTGGGGGCCTATGCATTGGGGGCATGCCGTAAGTACTGACCTTATTCAGTGGGAGCACTTGCCGGTAGCCTTATATCCAGATGAACTTGGACAAATCTTCTCTGGAAGTGTCGTAGTGGATCACCTAAATACAAGTGGTTTGCAGGTGGATCAACGAAAAGTGATGGTAGCTATCTTTACTCATCATAAGGAAGGTCATGAAACACAAAGCATTGCTTATTCGAGAGATGAAGGGCGGACATGGGAGAAATACCATCTCAATCCAGTCCTTGATAATCCAGGCTTGAAAGACTTCCGTGATCCAAAGGTGTTCTGGAATGAAACTCACTGGGTCATGTCCCTTGCATGTGGAGACCATATTCGCTTTTACCGCTCAGAGGATCTGCTGAATTGGACTTATTTGTCTTCGTTTGGACATGAATATGGAGCACATGGAGGTGTTTGGGAATGTCCTGATCTTATTCGTTTTCAAACGGACGCAGGAGAAAAATGGGTTCTGATTGTAAGTATTAACCCTGGTGGACCCAATGGTGGCTCTGCAATTCAGTACTTTACTGGTAGCTTTGACGGAAAAATGTTCAAACCTGACCAATCAAAAGAGGTAGTCAAGTGGGCCGACTATGGCAGGGATTTTTATGCAGCTGTAACATGGAGTAACCTAGCTGAACCCTTATGGATCGGGTGGATGAATAACTGGCAATATGCGAATGAAGGGCCGACACATCCATTTAGAGGATCAATGTCCATTCCCAGGAAACTTTATTTAAAAGAAGTAGAAGGAAAGACGATGCTTGTACAAAAGCCTATAGAAGTTACTCCTTTATTGAAAGAAAGGACAGAATCAGAATGTATTTGTCTTAAACCTGAGCATGCTTTTTCCCGGGTAATTCAAAGACAGAGTTCCTTTCAAGCGACTATTAAGTCTGGTTTTGTTGCTTTCGATCTCTCTATAAAAGGTGAGGGAGAGCAATTGACAATTAATTTTAATCCTTTCAAACAATGTTTAAAAGTAGATCGTACTGGGCTGAAACTGGTTCAGTTTTCTAAGGAGTTTGCAAGCGTCGATTCAATGTCTGTTAAATATGTAAATGATTTCCATTTATTCATTGATGAGTGCTCCATAGAGATTTTCATAAATCAAGGAACTAAAGTAATGACTGAACTGTTCTATATGAATGGGGATTCGTTTACGTTGGAATGGAAAGCGAACAAAACAGAATTACAAGCTAAATATAGGTTGGAAGAGATAAGTTCTATTTATGAACCTGCTTTATCTCACTTTGAGGGGAGGGTATAAAATGTTTGGGATAAATGAAAGGACAACTTCACTAATGAAGAACTTTACCAATATGATCCTATTAAATCTTTTGTGGATTCTATGTTCTTTACCTATCCTAACGATCGGTCCATCGACAGCAGCTATGACCAATGTCATTCGGAGCTGGAAAATCGATCAAGAGGACAGCGTTTTCCGGAGTTATTTTAATGGATTTCGCAGATATGCGAAATCAGGATGGATTGGCACACTCTGGTTATTGGGGGGATTAGTATTAATCATTGATGTCCTTCTTTTTTTCCAAATTAGCAGTTCTTTAAAAGTGTTTATCCTTTCGATTGCAGGGATGGCGCTCATTCTTTATCTTCTAACTACGACGTTTTTATTTCCTGTTTTGGTCCATTACGAAACGAGTGGATTTAAGCTAATTAAGAAATCCTTCACTCATGCATTTATGGATGGTTCTACTTCCATCGGTATTGTTCTTTTGTGGACGGCAGCAGGTACACTTATCTATATTATGCCAATCCTTACATTTCTTCTTGTTGTTCCTGTTTTCATGGTAACATTCAGGTTTTGCCTCCGATCATTTGATAAAGTAGGAGTTAATGTTTAAGAGAAACGATTTCCTATATCTATAAAAGGCCATTGATCTAATCCTCTAAGATCAGTGGCCTTTTATTATTCATGTTTTTTGAAAGAAGTAGAGTTATCTGAAGGTCAATATCTAAACGAAATTTTGATGAATCAATAATTTTTAGTTGAGTTATAAAATACAACAAAATTCAACCTATTCTTTAAAGATAGGTTTCCTAGGAAGAAAGTATCGTTTAAAATTAGAAGTAATTAAGATAACCCCTATTTCCGCAGCTTAAGAATAAAATTTCAGAAAATACTTAATTTCATGTTGAAAATAAGTAAGCGTTATCTTATAATGAAGTCAACTTAATTGAATGCGTTTTCAAAAAAGAGGGATCTTTAATGGAATTAACAATGGATTATAATTCAAGGCAAATATTAAATTTAATACGGGAACAAGAAGCGCTGTCGCGTGTAGAGATAAGTGAAAGGTTAGAAATACCACAACCAACGGTTACACGCATTACGAACAAGCTGATGAAATCAAATTTGCTTAAAGAAGGTAAGCAAGGAATTTCTAGCGGCGGTAGACGTCCAACAAAGCTCGAGTTTAATGAAAATTGTTATTATTCATTAGGCATAGAATTAGGACGGTCGGCTATCAAAGCAGCTCTTATTAATTTAAATGGACACTTACTTTCATTCAGAATGAAAGTAACTAGCGGGTCAGAAAGTATCGATCAAATTATAGAGTATGTAAAGGAAGCTGTAGAAGAAGTTATGGAAGAGTCAGACATTGCTAAGGATCGTATTCTTGGTGTAGGAGTTGGGATGCCCGGTCCTCTTAATGAAACAGTCGATCATAAGGTCTCCCCGCCTAATTTTTATCAAGAAAAGAACATTCCTTTAAAAAGCTTATTGGAAGAAGCTATTCAGTTACCGGTCACACTTGATAATGACGCAAACGCTGCCACTGTTGCAGAGAAGTGGTTCGGTGACGGTGTAGGATTTACTAACTTTTCTTATGTATTGGCAGACATAGGGATAGGCTGCGGATTAATGCTGAATGACTCCCTATACAAAGGTTTAAACGGAGAGTCTGGTGAGCTGGGGCATATGAGCATTAATTTTCCTGGTGAGCTTTGTCATTGTGGAAATTACGGGTGCTTAGAAACATTATCCTCATTGCCAGCTATCGAAAAGAACTACATGAGAATGCTCAGCCACAAAACTGGAATAACTCATAGCGATTCAAAAACTTCCTTTGAAGACATTGTCAAAGAGGCTAATGAAGGTTCCATGGTAGCTCAACAAGTTCTGGATCAAGCAACGCAATACTTAGGAATAGCACTTTCCAACTTGATAAATTTGTTTGCTCCTCAAAAAGTCATCATTGGAGGTGAATTTCGTAAAGTAAATGTTCAGGCCTTTGATAAGATTCACTCAACCATTGAAGCAAGAGTGATGGGGAAGAGTGGAAAAAGGATTCCCATTGTGAAATCCAAAATTGAAGAAGCAGTTGTTCTTGGAGCGGGAGCTTTAGTTATAAACGAAAAGTTCTCATTGTCTTTAAATTCTCAAACTAGACAGACATAAGGAGGTATGTATATGGAAATGAAAGCGAACCGTCTCAGCAAGACTCAGTCCTCTCCGAAACGATTTTTATCCATGTTGAAAAAGTATAAGTTAGAGACAGCTATGATTCTACCTTTAATCATCTACATTTTTTATTTTACCTTAACACCGATTATTAACACGATTACCATGAGCTTTAGAAATGACGATTCAGGAGCATGGACACTAGGAAATTATCAGCAAATCTTTACAGATATCAATTTTAATACGGCATTATTTAATACCCTTTTTATAACCATTGTAGGAATCATTCTGCAAATTAGTATTGCCTTATTGATTGCTCTTCTCATGAATAAAGAGTTTAAAGGGAAAGGGTTTTTCCGAACGATGATGCTTATCCCTATGGGGATTCCGACCTTGGTTTCTGGTGTTACATTGCTCTTTATCTTTGGCCAGACAGGTTACTTTAATGAACTTCTGTTTCGGTTAGGAATCGTAGATACCCAGCCATTTTGGCTTGGTGGAGGAATCAATACTTTATTTGTCATTATTTTTGCAGATATGTGGAAGGTTTTGCCTTTAACTATTCTATTATTATTAGCTGGACTGCAATCGATACCAAAAGATGTATATGAAGCTTCTGCTATTGATGGGGCAAACTCATGGCATACTTTCTGGTCCATAACCTTGCCACTATTGAAACCGTCTATTACGATGGCCATTATTTTACGAGCGATTGATTCATTCCGAATTTTTGAATTGCCTCTTGTCATGGCAGGTAATAATACTCCCGTACTCTCAACCTTTTCTTACGAGGCATTTCGTCACAGTAATTATGGGGTGTCAGGAGCTGCGGCAACCATTTTATTGTTAATCATTGTGATATTTATCATCAGCTATATCTTAATTGTTGAGAGAAAGAACTTGAAAGAGGTGAAGTAAACGATGAATCGAAAACGTTTTCAAACGTGGGGGATCTATGCCACTTTAATCTTATTTGCCACTGCCATGATTTCACCGGTCTATATTTTGCTTAAAGTATCGATTAGTGCACCTGAAGAAGTAAATACAGCGCACCCCACTTTCTTAGTTCAAGACGCAACGTTTGACCATTGGATGGATATTTTGACTACGGAGAAAAAGACTGATACAGGCTTAATGATTTACCGTATAGAGGGAGATACATATACGGTTGAAGATGTGGATGGAAATGAGCATACTCTGACAAGTTCGAACCAGTTCACGATCAACGGGGTATTTAAGAAAATTTCATTCCTCGATGAAAATAAGGAGATTAATCTAGACCGTGATGGGCTTCAAGATTTAAGGGATCATTTAACGACGAAAAAGACCTTTTTCGGTCAAAAAGTAATCGATAATTTATATCAGCCACTTGGAAAAAGTTTTATTGTTGCTACGGTGACCACGATTGTAGCTATATTCATTTGTGCGCCAGCTGCTTATGTTATATCAAGACTTCCTAGCTATATCGGATACATTGTTGTTCTTTCTTTACTCGTAACCCGGATGTTTCCGGATGTAGGGATTGCTCTTCCTGTAGCTACTCGTTTTCTATCATGGGGAATGACGGATACCTCTTTCGGATTAATCTTAGCTCACTTGATTCCGAATCTACCATTCTTAGCGTGGATTCTGGTGGGTACATTTGCAACAATTCCAAAAGACTTAGAGCAATCGGCAATGATCGATGGAGCCAATCGTATTACTGCTTTAGCAAGAGTTGTTTTTCCGATTGCTATTCCAGGGATTGCTGTAGGATCCATCTTTGTATGGTTGAATTCTTGGAACGAGTTCATCTATGCAAGATATCTATCAACAGAAGTAGCTACCTTGCCATTGAGAATTTTTGAAGTAATTACGAGGGGAAGTATATTCCCAGCAGCCGCTTGCTCTATGATTCTCACAATTCCAGTTATCATTATTACTTTTGTGCTTCAGCGTTATATGAAATCAGGAATGCTGTCTGGAGCTGTAAAAGGTTAATAAAAATTTATTAAATGTATATAGGAGGATGTATTTATGAAGAAATCTATGAAACTAATTTTTGCTGCCATGTTGTCTATCCTGTTGTTAGCTGCCTGTTCTTCAAATCAGAGCTCGTCTAGTAATAGTAATGAAGAAAGCAGCAACAACTCGGAAGAAACAAAAGAGGACCAGTCCGGAACGTTGCGTGTAGCTTTTGGTATGGGAGAAAGTGAATGGAAAGTGTTTGAAAATGAAATCATCCCTGCTTTTGAACAAGAAACAGGGATTAAAGTCAGCCCCATTGCTATCGAAAGTGACAATCTTATTAATAAGCTGACAGCAGAGGTTGATTCAGGAAACTTTTCCGTTGATATGTTTGCACAAGACGTAAACAACCTGTCCGCACTGGTTGATCGAGATTTAGTGGAAGACTTATCTGATTATAAAAGTGAAATTCCTGACTCTGTGATTTCAGGGATGGTCGATGTTTCGACTTTCGAAGATCAATTACTATTTATGCCTTATCGTCCTAACGTAGAGATTGCCTTCTATAATCAGAAGAAATTTGATAAGTACGGTATGAAGCCGCCTGAGAATTGGGACGAGCTATTAGAAACCGCAAAAACGTTCAAAGAAGAAGAAGGACAAGGACGCGTGGCTATGAAGGCAAACCTAGGTGGAGACAATGTCCTTCATATGTTTGATTTCATCCGTCAAGCGGGTGGAGATCCTTATGTACTGAATGATGAAGGAAGCATTAAAGCATTTACATTTATGCAAGAACTTTACCCTTATCTAGCCGAGCAAAGCTCAAAAGCTACTTGGGATACAATGAATCAATATTTAGAAAAAGATAGTGTGTATCTGGGACAGAACTGGCCTTTCTATATTCCACAGTTCCACGAGCATGGTAAAGATGAAATCAAAGCATATAGTGGCTGGAGCGGACCTGAGAAAGAGGCTCATACGTTAGGTGGAGAAGTAATCGGAATACCTAAAGGCTCTAAAAAAGTGGATGAAGCTATGCAGTTTGCCCAATTCTTGATGTCTAAAGAAGTTCAAGAGCTGCTTGTAAGTGAATTGGCATGGCCTTCCGTCCGTTCAGATGCTTATGGATCCGTTCAGGGCTACCAGAAACCTTATTTCGAAGCGATTAAAAATGCGTTAGAGCATGCTGAACCACGTGGGAATGTCCCTTACTGGGGTGACGCTGAATCAATCTATACAGAAGCCTTTCAAAAGATCGTTGTTGAAGGCGGAGATGTCGAAGAAAATCTGAATACAGCAGCTGAACAATTACAAAAATTACAGAATCAATAACAATAAGTTTAAGAGTGGCTGTACCCGTTTGTGTGCAGCCACTTTTGATAGAAAGGAAGATGGGATATGGAATATAGCGTAATTAAAGAGGGAGATCTATTCCTGACAACAGAGCAAAATGGAGATATAGAGACCGATCAAGATAAAGGGTATGGCTTATATACAAAAGATACCCGTTTTTTAAACCAGCTGGAATTAATGATAAATGGAAAGAAACCTTCATTACTTTCTTCCACTGCAGCTAAGAACTATGTGGCTTCTATCCGTTTGATGGATCATGAAGATGACCATGGGGCAATTGAAGTTGTTCGGGACCGCTTTATCTATGATGGAGTATGCTATGAAAAAATAACGTTTACCAACTACTTTCCCACTTCTCAAATCTTCGAAGTATCCTTATCCATGGATGCGGATTTTCAAGACATGTTTATTGTCCGTCAATTCAGAACTGGTGAGGTCGGAAAAAAGACAGGACGGACCTACGAAAATGAATCAATGAAGATTGGTTACAAAGGTAAAGATGATCTTACAAGAGAAACTTTGATTCAATGGGATACCAGGGAGAAAAGCATAAGTGAAGATGGAACTCTTACTTTTGAATTGGAATTAAATCCAAAACAAGAGCAAGCGATCACCATTTCCATTACACCAGTCATCGATGGCCAATCAGGAACAAAGCTTCCATTTGATCAAGCATTGACTCAACTGGAGGCATCTTACGAGGACTGGACTGAGCAAGGCACAAAAGTATTAAGCGACCTTCCGTTATTTAATGATATTTTCAAAAGAGGAGCCCAGGATCTCCGTATGCTCATGAGTGATGTGGGTTATGGAAATGTTCCTGTTGCAGGTCTCCCTTGGTTTGCTGTTCCATTTGGCAGGGATAGTTTGATTACAGCTTTGTTTATGCTGCCTTATCGTCCCGATGAAGTTAAAGGGACGCTTCGAACATTAGCTCATTATCAAGGTGAGAAAATAGATCAACATCGTGATGAGCAACCAGGTAAAATCATGCATGAAATTCGTTTTGGAGAATTATCAACGACCAATCAAACGCCTTTCACACCTTATTATGGAACGAACGATGCCACCCCTTTATTTATTGTGCTGGCAGCCGAGTACTACAATTGGACCGGAGACCTTGAACTCATTAGAGAGTTGCAGCCAAATATAGATCGAGCGTTAGAGTGGATCAATACGTATGGTGATTCTGACGGATACGGCTTCGTTCAATATGCACAAGAAGCAGATAAAGGCTTCCCAAATCAAGGATGGAAAGACTCTAAAAATTCAATCGTTCATCAAGATGGGCAATTTGCAGAAGCGCCTATTGCATTAGCCGAGGTTCAAGGCTATGTGTATCAGGCTAAGAAAAATTTAGCGCCTATTTATCGTACCCTGGGTCTGAAGGAATCAGCAGAACAATTAGAAATGGAAATGAAGCAATTACAGAAGAAATTTGAAGAGGATTTTTGGCTGGAGGATGAGCGTTTCTATGCTATTGCTCTAGATGGTAAGAAGAAGCCGGTCAAATCAATTACTTCCAACCCAGGTCATGTGCTTATGTCAGAAATGCTAGATGAGAAAAGAGCCAAAGATGTGGCCGAGCGTCTTGTAGGAGAAGAATTGTTTAATGGTTACGGCTTGCGTACGATGACTCCTCAATCAGCTGGTTACTATCCGATGAGCTACCATGCTGGAAGTGTATGGCCTCATGACAATGCGATGTGCCTCATCGGTTTAAGCCGTCTTGGAATAAAAGAGGAAGCCATCCAAATTGTAGAGGGGATGCTTGAGGCAGCAAAAGGCTTTGAATACTTGCGGTTACCTGAGCTTTTCTGTGGGCATGACAGCAATCTTGGTTATCCAGTTCCATATCCAACTACTTGCTCTCCACAAGCATGGTCCGCTACGTCTTCTTTTATATTTTTACAGACCCTATTAGGGATCCAACCTAAGGCTGGCAGCAAACAGATCATCATCGATCCAGTCCTTCCTAAAAATATGAACCTATTAAAAGTAGAAGACATGCGGATAGGTGAGGGTGTTTTATCACTTGATATTAAACGGAATGCGGGCACATATGAAGTTAAGGTTGTGAATAATACTACTGGATATACCATTCAACAAAAACAAGATGTTGATTTACAGGTAAAAGGATAAAGGGGAATTCAAATGAATTATATAGTCGGAATAGATATTGGTGGTACAAAAGTGGCGCTTGGAATTGTAGGTGAAGACGGAAAACTTTATCACCAGACAAAAATAGCTACTGATTTATCCATATCACCTAAAGAGATGATTGATCGTATGTCCGACCAAATCAATCAATTGGTGAAAAACTCTGGAGTCTCTTTTGAACAAGTGCTAGGAATTGGGATTGGGGCTCCAGGACCCCTTGACTCAAAACAAGGGGTCATCACCTGTCCTCCAAATCTTCCGAACTGGCATAATGTAGAGATTGTTCGTATGTTGGTGGAAATCTATCAAATTCCTGTCCTGCTAGAGAATGACTGCAATGCTGCTACGCTGGCAGAAAAATGGATTGGTGCTTCGCAGAACAACGAGCACTTTGTGTATTTGACGATTAGCACAGGAATAGGGGCAGGTATTTACGCAGATGGCAGACTAATTTCCGGTAAGAGCGGAAATGCCGGAGACATTGGTCATATCATGATGGATCCTAGCTATGGTACGTGTACATGCGGTCAAGATGGATGCTTTGAGTGGATTGCTTCAGGAACAGCAATTGCAAGACAAGGTTCAGAGATTCTTGGGCGGTCTGTAACAGCTGAAGAGGTATTTACACTCTATAGAAATAAGGATCCTAGGGTTCAAGATTGTATTAATACTATTTTTTCAGTGATTGGAGCAGGATGTACCACCATTGTTAATGCTTTTGATCCAGAGAAAGTAGTTATAGGTGGAGGCGTTTCTAAGGTTGGTGATCCATTATTTCAAGCTGTTCGATCCTATGTCCGAACTCACGCACTAAGTCCTTCCGGTAGAGAGACAGAAATTGTGACTTCTGGATTGGACCAACATTCTGGAACAATAGGAGCGGCTGCTTTACTGCTGCAGGATAAAGATGCTTTAGATAAATTAAGCGTGAATACAATTTAATGGACTAAAAGGAGTGGACTTATGGAACAAAAATGGTGGAAGGAAGCTGTCGTTTACCAAGTCTATTGGCGCAGCTTTAACGACACAACCGGGAATGGAATTGGAGATTTACAAGGTGTTATCGAAAAGCTTGATTATATAAAGTCCTTAGGCGTTGATGTTATTTGGGTGAACCCATTTTTTGAATCACCAGATAAGGATAATGGTTATGACATATCGAATTATTACGCCGTTATGGATAAAGCGGGAGATATGGAAACTTTTGAACGTTTACTAGAAGAAATTCATAGAAGAGACATGAAGCTTATTATGGATTTAGTTGTGAATCATACGAGTGACCAGCATCCATGGTTTAAAGAATCCCGTTCATCCATAGACAATCCTAAACGTGATTGGTACATATGGAAGGACCCTAAAGAAGATGGGTCCGCACCGAATAATTGGCGGAGCTATTTTACTCCTTCTACCTGGGAGTATGATGAGAAGACCCAACAATATTATTTTCACTCATTTGCCATCGAACAACCAGATCTTAATTGGGAGAATCCAGAAGTAAGGGAAGAAATTTATAACATGATGAGATTCTGGCTCGATAAAGGGATCGATGGTTTTCGCATGGATGTTATAAATCTATTAGCTAAGCTTGAAGGCTATCCAGATGTCGAAGAGCCCGAAACGATCAACTATTTAGGAAATAATCCTGGAATTCATAACTACCTAAAAGAAATGTATAAAGAAGTGTTACAACATTATGATGTATTTACTGTTGGAGAGATTCCTTTTGTTACTCCTGAAGACGGTCTGTTGTATGTCGGAGAAGACCGCCAGGAACTAAATACACTTTTCCATTTTGAAGTGTGTGATGACATGGTCCAAATGGATTTACCCCGATTTAAAGAGATCCAAAAACGATGGTATGAGGGGATGTTTGGACGCGGGACAAATTCTCAGTTTCTAAACAACCACGATCACACCAGACTGGTGACTCGCTTCGGAAATGACAATGAATATCGAGAAGAATCTGCGAAACTACTAGGGACACTCATTCATACTCTTCCTGGCATACCTTACGTGTTCCAGGGGGAAGAAATAGGCATGACAGGTGTTGATTTTCCAACCATAGAGGATTATCAGGATATTGCTATGCTTAATAAATATAA
It contains:
- a CDS encoding carbohydrate ABC transporter permease; the protein is MEWLLNKIQGEKTFRLSFTYQQQKKWLGLFFSLPALVLLFTFLILPVGLAFVYSFMEYNMLNPAGKTFTGLSNYARLFQDAIFFTALKNTLYFSVLVVPLQCAVALGLAILVNKKVKTAVIGRVFFFSPVVTSMVVVAILWTFLYNVDSGLINSGLNFFGIPDQPFLLSEGQAMNSIIFMSVWQGAGFQMMIFLAGLKDVPETLYEAADIDGANAWQKFMNVTLPSLKNVTGFVLMITTIQAFRLFIQPYVMTNGGPSDSTKTLVFMLYENGFQFRDVGYSSAIAVVFFLVVLTVSLILKKVLNQ
- a CDS encoding carbohydrate ABC transporter permease — translated: MSRTWKKRFYKIGLSLSILLLGLLFISPLLWMIIASVKPETLIFKDMGIQSFLPKQATFDNYLAILFTDSVNFLKYMWNSLFSVGMIVLLGTVVNSLCAYALVKLKFPGSGFILVVIIALYVVPFESVLIPLYVVVNSFGWINEFPSLIVPFIAEAFSIFLFIQFFKGIPNELEEAAQIDGANPLQVFWKIVVPNSKPVFATAAILSFVTHWSDFMWPLIVATDDSIRTVQVGIQYLFTDNNIEYGQIMAALTLTTIPVVLIFIFFQRYYVQGITSSGVKG
- a CDS encoding glycoside hydrolase family 32 protein, with amino-acid sequence MSHEKFRPQYHFSPRKNWINDPNGLCYFNGEYHLFYQYHPHSKVWGPMHWGHAVSTDLIQWEHLPVALYPDELGQIFSGSVVVDHLNTSGLQVDQRKVMVAIFTHHKEGHETQSIAYSRDEGRTWEKYHLNPVLDNPGLKDFRDPKVFWNETHWVMSLACGDHIRFYRSEDLLNWTYLSSFGHEYGAHGGVWECPDLIRFQTDAGEKWVLIVSINPGGPNGGSAIQYFTGSFDGKMFKPDQSKEVVKWADYGRDFYAAVTWSNLAEPLWIGWMNNWQYANEGPTHPFRGSMSIPRKLYLKEVEGKTMLVQKPIEVTPLLKERTESECICLKPEHAFSRVIQRQSSFQATIKSGFVAFDLSIKGEGEQLTINFNPFKQCLKVDRTGLKLVQFSKEFASVDSMSVKYVNDFHLFIDECSIEIFINQGTKVMTELFYMNGDSFTLEWKANKTELQAKYRLEEISSIYEPALSHFEGRV
- a CDS encoding YesL family protein, whose translation is MFGINERTTSLMKNFTNMILLNLLWILCSLPILTIGPSTAAMTNVIRSWKIDQEDSVFRSYFNGFRRYAKSGWIGTLWLLGGLVLIIDVLLFFQISSSLKVFILSIAGMALILYLLTTTFLFPVLVHYETSGFKLIKKSFTHAFMDGSTSIGIVLLWTAAGTLIYIMPILTFLLVVPVFMVTFRFCLRSFDKVGVNV
- a CDS encoding ROK family transcriptional regulator encodes the protein MELTMDYNSRQILNLIREQEALSRVEISERLEIPQPTVTRITNKLMKSNLLKEGKQGISSGGRRPTKLEFNENCYYSLGIELGRSAIKAALINLNGHLLSFRMKVTSGSESIDQIIEYVKEAVEEVMEESDIAKDRILGVGVGMPGPLNETVDHKVSPPNFYQEKNIPLKSLLEEAIQLPVTLDNDANAATVAEKWFGDGVGFTNFSYVLADIGIGCGLMLNDSLYKGLNGESGELGHMSINFPGELCHCGNYGCLETLSSLPAIEKNYMRMLSHKTGITHSDSKTSFEDIVKEANEGSMVAQQVLDQATQYLGIALSNLINLFAPQKVIIGGEFRKVNVQAFDKIHSTIEARVMGKSGKRIPIVKSKIEEAVVLGAGALVINEKFSLSLNSQTRQT
- a CDS encoding carbohydrate ABC transporter permease, with amino-acid sequence MEMKANRLSKTQSSPKRFLSMLKKYKLETAMILPLIIYIFYFTLTPIINTITMSFRNDDSGAWTLGNYQQIFTDINFNTALFNTLFITIVGIILQISIALLIALLMNKEFKGKGFFRTMMLIPMGIPTLVSGVTLLFIFGQTGYFNELLFRLGIVDTQPFWLGGGINTLFVIIFADMWKVLPLTILLLLAGLQSIPKDVYEASAIDGANSWHTFWSITLPLLKPSITMAIILRAIDSFRIFELPLVMAGNNTPVLSTFSYEAFRHSNYGVSGAAATILLLIIVIFIISYILIVERKNLKEVK